A stretch of Brevundimonas naejangsanensis DNA encodes these proteins:
- a CDS encoding efflux RND transporter periplasmic adaptor subunit — MRTVKIAAASALMAAALYGCSKGQEAPAQGAPPVTVATPLSQQVVDWDEFTGRFEAPRSVDVRARVGGYIQAVHFKDGDIVRQGQLLFTLDPRPAQAALAAARAQLAQGQAQLTLARTELTRAEGLLASQAVSQAEVDAKRAAVQTAQAAVAAAEAAIRARQLDVEFTRVTAPISGRVSDRRVDPGNLIGGGSSAGDVLTTIVSSSPIYFVFDGSEAVALKYQREARNGAAPIRIRLQDETSYDRTGTLDFTDNAIDASSGTIRLRAVVQNADGFLKPGMFGHAQLAGAGGYAAMLVPDAAIVTDGPRKVVYVVAKDGTVGAKPVQLGPIANGLRVVRTGLTPDDRVIINGLQRARPGQKVTAQNGAIKAEDVKAQAPVTTAPVASSATFVASAG; from the coding sequence ATGCGCACGGTGAAGATCGCGGCCGCGTCCGCTTTGATGGCGGCCGCCCTCTATGGCTGTTCCAAGGGACAGGAGGCCCCGGCCCAGGGCGCGCCGCCGGTGACCGTGGCGACGCCCCTGTCGCAACAGGTCGTCGATTGGGATGAGTTCACCGGCCGCTTCGAGGCCCCGCGCTCGGTCGACGTGCGCGCGCGCGTCGGAGGCTACATCCAGGCGGTTCACTTTAAGGACGGCGACATCGTGCGCCAGGGCCAGCTGCTCTTCACCCTGGACCCGCGCCCGGCCCAGGCCGCCCTGGCCGCCGCCCGCGCCCAGCTGGCCCAGGGCCAGGCCCAGCTGACGCTCGCCCGCACCGAACTGACCCGCGCCGAGGGCCTGCTGGCTTCCCAGGCCGTGTCCCAGGCCGAGGTCGACGCCAAGCGCGCCGCCGTCCAGACCGCCCAAGCCGCCGTGGCGGCCGCCGAGGCCGCCATCCGCGCCCGTCAGCTGGATGTCGAGTTCACCCGCGTCACCGCCCCCATCTCGGGCCGCGTGTCGGATCGCCGGGTCGATCCGGGCAACCTGATCGGCGGCGGCTCCTCGGCCGGTGACGTGCTGACGACCATCGTCTCCTCCTCGCCGATCTACTTCGTCTTCGACGGCTCCGAGGCCGTGGCGCTCAAGTATCAGCGCGAGGCCCGCAACGGCGCCGCCCCGATCCGCATCCGCCTGCAGGACGAGACCAGCTATGACCGCACCGGAACGCTGGACTTCACCGACAACGCCATCGACGCCTCCTCGGGCACCATCCGCCTGCGCGCCGTGGTGCAAAACGCCGACGGCTTCCTGAAGCCCGGCATGTTCGGCCACGCCCAGCTGGCCGGCGCGGGCGGCTATGCGGCCATGCTGGTGCCGGACGCCGCCATCGTCACCGACGGCCCGCGCAAGGTCGTCTATGTCGTGGCCAAGGACGGCACGGTCGGCGCCAAGCCGGTCCAGCTGGGGCCGATCGCCAACGGCCTGCGCGTCGTGCGCACGGGCCTGACGCCCGACGACCGCGTCATCATCAACGGCCTTCAGCGCGCCCGTCCGGGCCAGAAGGTCACCGCCCAGAACGGGGCCATCAAGGCCGAGGACGTCAAGGCCCAGGCGCCCGTAACCACCGCGCCCGTCGCCTCGTCCGCCACCTTCGTCGCCAGCGCCGGCTGA
- the proB gene encoding glutamate 5-kinase gives MAASPAAALAQARRVVVKIGSSLLFDADHRAVAADWLTSLAADIAELRRQGREVVVVSSGAVALGRGRLNLSNGRLQDKQAAAAVGQTLLMHAWEEALAPYGLMAGQVLLTRDDTERRRRWLNGRATLEALLGHGVVPVVNENDTVATEEIRYGDNDRLAARAAQLARADLLILLSDVDGLYTADPRRAPDARHLPLIERLTPDVLAMASGANAQAGVGTGGMATKLAAAQIAASAGCATVIASGLTDHPLKAVAEGARASLILAPATPLAAWKQWIAGSVAPGGALTLDAGAVAALNAGKSLLPSGVVAVSGDFGKGDSVRLTGPDGARIGVGLSSYAAEEIALIRGRRSDAIEGLLGYRGPSVVIHRDDLVLEDR, from the coding sequence ATCGCCGCCTCGCCTGCCGCCGCCCTGGCCCAGGCGCGCCGGGTGGTGGTCAAGATCGGTTCGTCCCTGCTGTTCGACGCTGATCATCGCGCTGTCGCCGCCGACTGGCTGACGAGCCTGGCCGCTGACATCGCCGAACTGCGTCGGCAGGGGCGCGAGGTCGTGGTCGTCTCCTCCGGCGCCGTGGCCCTGGGGCGCGGTCGGCTGAACCTGTCGAACGGCCGCCTGCAGGACAAGCAGGCCGCCGCCGCCGTCGGCCAGACCCTCTTGATGCACGCCTGGGAGGAGGCCCTGGCCCCATACGGCCTGATGGCCGGCCAGGTGCTGCTGACCCGCGACGACACCGAGCGCCGCCGCCGCTGGCTGAACGGCCGCGCCACCCTGGAGGCCCTGCTGGGCCACGGCGTCGTCCCCGTGGTCAATGAGAACGACACCGTCGCCACCGAAGAGATCCGCTACGGCGACAACGACCGCCTGGCCGCCCGCGCGGCCCAACTGGCGCGCGCCGACCTGCTGATCCTGCTGTCCGACGTGGACGGCCTCTACACCGCCGACCCGCGCCGCGCCCCGGACGCGCGCCACCTGCCCCTGATCGAGCGGCTGACCCCCGACGTCCTGGCCATGGCCTCGGGCGCCAATGCGCAAGCCGGGGTCGGCACCGGCGGCATGGCGACCAAGCTGGCGGCGGCCCAGATCGCCGCCTCGGCCGGATGCGCCACCGTCATCGCCTCCGGCCTGACCGACCATCCGCTCAAGGCCGTCGCCGAGGGCGCCCGCGCCAGCCTGATCCTGGCGCCCGCCACCCCCCTGGCCGCCTGGAAGCAGTGGATCGCCGGCAGCGTGGCGCCCGGCGGGGCCCTGACGCTGGACGCGGGCGCGGTCGCCGCCCTCAACGCCGGCAAGAGCCTGCTGCCGTCCGGCGTCGTCGCCGTCAGCGGCGACTTCGGCAAGGGCGACAGCGTGCGCCTGACCGGCCCCGACGGCGCGCGGATCGGCGTGGGCCTGTCGTCCTACGCCGCCGAGGAGATCGCCCTGATCCGCGGCCGCCGGTCCGACGCCATCGAGGGCCTGCTGGGCTATCGCGGCCCCTCGGTCGTCATCCACCGCGACGACCTGGTTCTGGAGGACCGATGA
- a CDS encoding efflux transporter outer membrane subunit: protein MNGKLRTLLTAAGSAALLAACAVGPKAPLPTIPAGGQGAFIGSQSASVSTEAARDDWWRLYQDPTLDGLIQQALTENNELEAAAANLRAVRASLSEARSGRFPTTTTSAAYNRSRASTDTVPTAGGAKLPEVDTYDVGLDVAYEIDLFGRVASSIRAARGDVAAAAAALEVVRVTVAAETARAYADTCSANAQIAVAERTIDLQAQTVDLTQRLLDGGAGNGLDVARARAALEQTRASLPPLRAARDGALFRLATLTGRTPAEASEAARACQSPPQLSQPIPGGDGAALLARRPDVRQAEARLSAAAARVNVATAGLYPSIRLGGSLGSTALDASDLGDSANMRFSVGPLISWSFPNVWAARARIKQAGAQSDAALATFDQTVLTALQETETALSAYANELDRRTALRTARDQAATAARLSRLRFDAGADSFLTVLDAERTLAGADAALAASEAQVVTYQIGLFKALAGGWDQAPDPEA, encoded by the coding sequence ATGAACGGCAAACTCCGCACTCTGCTGACCGCCGCGGGGTCGGCCGCCCTGCTCGCCGCCTGCGCGGTGGGTCCCAAGGCGCCGCTCCCGACGATCCCCGCCGGAGGCCAGGGCGCCTTCATCGGCTCGCAATCCGCCTCGGTTTCGACCGAGGCGGCCCGCGACGACTGGTGGCGGCTGTATCAAGACCCCACGCTGGACGGCCTGATCCAGCAGGCTCTGACCGAGAACAACGAGCTGGAGGCGGCCGCGGCCAATCTGCGCGCCGTCCGCGCCTCGCTGTCCGAAGCCCGCTCGGGCCGGTTCCCGACCACCACGACCTCGGCCGCTTACAACCGCAGCCGGGCCTCGACCGACACCGTGCCGACGGCCGGCGGGGCCAAGCTGCCGGAAGTCGACACCTATGACGTCGGCCTGGACGTGGCCTATGAGATCGACCTGTTCGGTCGGGTGGCGTCCTCCATCCGCGCCGCGCGGGGGGATGTGGCCGCCGCCGCCGCCGCGCTGGAAGTCGTGCGGGTGACCGTCGCCGCCGAAACGGCCCGGGCCTACGCCGACACCTGCTCGGCCAACGCCCAGATCGCCGTCGCCGAGCGGACCATCGACCTGCAGGCCCAGACCGTCGATCTGACCCAGCGCCTGCTGGACGGGGGCGCCGGCAACGGTCTGGACGTGGCCCGCGCCCGCGCCGCTCTGGAACAGACCCGCGCCAGCCTGCCGCCCCTGCGGGCGGCGCGCGACGGCGCCCTGTTCCGTCTGGCGACGCTGACCGGCCGCACCCCCGCCGAGGCCAGCGAGGCGGCCCGCGCCTGCCAGTCGCCGCCGCAACTGTCGCAGCCGATCCCGGGCGGAGACGGCGCCGCCCTTCTGGCGCGTCGTCCCGACGTGCGTCAGGCGGAAGCCCGCTTGTCGGCCGCCGCCGCCCGCGTCAACGTCGCCACCGCCGGCCTTTATCCCAGCATCCGTCTGGGCGGGTCGCTGGGCTCGACGGCGCTCGACGCCTCGGACCTGGGCGACAGCGCCAATATGCGCTTCAGCGTCGGCCCGTTGATCTCCTGGTCCTTCCCCAACGTCTGGGCGGCCCGGGCGCGGATCAAACAGGCGGGTGCCCAGTCGGACGCGGCCCTGGCGACCTTCGACCAGACCGTGCTGACGGCCCTGCAGGAGACCGAGACGGCGCTCAGCGCCTACGCCAACGAACTGGACCGCCGCACGGCCCTGCGCACCGCGCGGGATCAGGCGGCCACGGCGGCGCGCCTGTCGCGCCTGCGCTTCGACGCCGGCGCCGACAGCTTCCTGACGGTGCTGGACGCCGAGCGGACCCTGGCCGGCGCCGACGCCGCCCTGGCCGCCTCGGAAGCCCAGGTCGTCACCTACCAGATCGGCCTGTTCAAGGCCCTGGCGGGCGGCTGGGACCAGGCCCCCGATCCCGAAGCCTGA
- a CDS encoding glutamate-5-semialdehyde dehydrogenase, producing MSDLYPMMQDMGRRARAAADALRATTPDARTEALRRLAEGLRAAETDILAANARDVARARDGGLSEALIDRLALTPARVEGMAAAVAAIAAQPDPIGAEMARWTPANGLDIARIRTPIGVLAVIYESRPNVTADAAALCLRSGNAAILRCGSDCLDSSRTIAAVVARATAEAGLPADAIQLVPVPDREAVGALLSGLNGAIDLIIPRGGKSLVARVQAEAKAPVLGHLEGLCHTYLDAAADLDVARRVTLNAKMRRVSVCGATETLLVDRAAADRLLPAVAADLTAAGCELRGDAEARALVPAMTAASEADWTAEYLAPILSVRVVDGVGGAVDHIRRYGSGHTEAIVTADETAAERFAEGVDSAIVLINASTQFADGGEFGFGGEIGISTSKLHARGPVGAEQLTTYKYVVRGEGQTRP from the coding sequence ATGAGCGACCTCTACCCGATGATGCAGGACATGGGCCGCCGCGCCCGCGCCGCCGCCGACGCCCTGCGCGCCACGACGCCGGACGCCCGAACCGAGGCGCTGCGCCGACTCGCCGAGGGCCTGCGCGCCGCCGAGACCGACATCCTGGCCGCCAACGCCCGCGACGTGGCCCGCGCCCGCGACGGCGGCCTGTCCGAGGCCCTGATCGACCGCCTCGCCCTGACGCCGGCCCGCGTCGAGGGCATGGCCGCCGCGGTCGCGGCCATCGCCGCCCAGCCCGATCCGATCGGCGCCGAGATGGCCCGCTGGACCCCCGCCAACGGCCTCGACATCGCCCGCATCCGCACCCCCATCGGCGTGCTGGCCGTCATCTATGAGAGCCGCCCCAACGTCACCGCCGACGCCGCCGCCCTGTGCCTGCGCTCGGGCAATGCGGCCATCCTGCGCTGCGGCTCCGACTGCCTGGACTCCTCGCGGACCATCGCCGCCGTCGTCGCCCGCGCCACGGCCGAGGCCGGCCTGCCCGCCGACGCGATCCAACTGGTCCCCGTCCCCGACCGCGAGGCCGTCGGCGCCCTTCTGTCGGGGCTGAACGGCGCCATCGACCTGATCATCCCGCGCGGCGGCAAGAGCCTGGTCGCCCGCGTCCAGGCCGAGGCGAAGGCGCCCGTGCTGGGCCACCTCGAAGGGCTGTGCCACACCTATCTGGACGCCGCCGCCGATCTGGACGTCGCCCGGCGCGTGACCCTGAACGCCAAGATGCGCCGCGTCTCGGTGTGCGGGGCGACCGAGACCCTGCTGGTGGATCGCGCGGCGGCGGATCGCCTGTTGCCCGCCGTCGCCGCCGACCTGACCGCCGCGGGATGCGAACTGCGCGGCGACGCCGAGGCCCGCGCCCTGGTCCCCGCCATGACCGCAGCGAGCGAGGCCGACTGGACCGCCGAATACCTGGCGCCCATCCTGTCGGTGCGCGTGGTGGACGGCGTAGGCGGCGCGGTCGACCACATCCGCCGCTACGGCTCGGGCCACACCGAGGCCATCGTCACTGCCGACGAGACGGCCGCCGAACGCTTCGCAGAAGGCGTCGACAGCGCCATCGTCCTGATCAACGCCTCGACCCAGTTCGCCGACGGCGGCGAGTTCGGCTTCGGCGGCGAGATCGGCATCTCGACCTCCAAGCTGCACGCGCGCGGGCCGGTCGGGGCGGAGCAGCTGACCACCTACAAATATGTCGTGCGCGGCGAAGGGCAGACGCGGCCCTAG
- a CDS encoding efflux RND transporter permease subunit, giving the protein MNISRFFIDRPIFAIVISVFITLIGAFAMPMLPLAQYPDIAPPTISVTASYAGASAETLSETVAAPLEQEINGVENMLYMTSSSTSDGRVQVTVTFQPGTDLDTAQVLVQNRVALAEPRLPAQVRQVGVIVNKESTGFLMLASLTSDDPGIDSDYLGNMAQSTIRDRLLRIDGVGGVQVFGGGNYAMRIWIDPAKAAARDLTAPEIIAALQAQNVQAAGGSIGQPPFPTNAAAFELPVQVEGRLAAPEEFGKVVLKTDAQGRVTRVSDIARVELGSEIYGVEGYFNGQRGVGVAIIQQPGSNALSTANKVIAELDAIKADFPPGVKYAIPYNPTEYVAASVSAVEHVLIEAVFLVMIVILVFLQTWRAAIIPILAIPVALVGTFAVQLALGYSINSLSLFALVLAVGIVVDDAIIVVENVERYIREGLTPKEAAYRSMQEVSGALVAISLVLTSVFVPTAFVPGIPGIFFRQFAVTIASATLISLLVSLTLSPALSALLLKPHKDHDESRKPGLIGTIAYYLGWAGAKFNEGFDWVSDRYGRLTARLIRMVTVMLVIYAALLALTGWRMADTPTGFIPAQDQGILIGVVQLPPGASLERTKAAMNKAVDIVRKADGVQEVTAFAGLDGSSFSMSSNAATMFIKLNDYDQRTTPALEASALAGALSGATGVIEEASIFMLSPPPVQGLGTGSGFKMMIQDRSGSGFKALEGATFAMMGAAAQMPDEVQQVFSLYNTGSPRIAASVDRDKALLMGVQPSTVFSTLGTYLGSTYVNDFNFLGRTFRVTAQAEPAYRDELADIANLKVRSASGGMVPIGSVATLADDSGPSRVVRYNLFPASELQGEAAPGVSTGDAIAAMEELAAKTLPEGFGYEWTELALQEKAAAGGSTIIFLMAVVFVFLVLAANYEAFTLPLAVILIVPMCILAAILGVNLHGLDNNILTQVGLVVLIALAAKNAILIVEFAKQAEDNEGLDRWQAAVQAARQRLRPILMTSFAFIFGVLPLAIASGPGSEMQNALGIAVVYGMLGVTFFGLIFTPVFYVICRWMAGKLPKAPGKQRELPTSFGSTPHDPFDPDGPEPAPAAPRQGDA; this is encoded by the coding sequence ATGAATATTTCCCGCTTCTTCATCGACCGACCGATCTTCGCGATCGTGATCTCGGTCTTCATCACCCTGATCGGCGCCTTCGCCATGCCGATGCTGCCTTTGGCGCAGTATCCGGACATCGCCCCGCCGACCATCAGCGTGACCGCCTCCTACGCCGGCGCCTCGGCTGAAACCCTGTCCGAGACGGTCGCCGCGCCGCTGGAGCAGGAGATCAACGGCGTCGAAAACATGCTCTACATGACCTCGTCGTCGACCTCCGACGGCCGGGTCCAGGTCACCGTCACCTTCCAGCCGGGCACCGACCTCGACACCGCCCAGGTGCTGGTTCAGAACCGGGTCGCCCTGGCCGAGCCGCGCCTGCCGGCGCAGGTCCGTCAGGTCGGCGTCATCGTCAACAAGGAGTCGACCGGCTTCCTGATGCTGGCCTCGCTGACGTCCGACGACCCCGGCATCGACAGCGACTATCTGGGCAATATGGCCCAGTCGACCATCCGCGACCGCCTGCTGCGCATCGACGGCGTCGGCGGCGTCCAGGTCTTCGGCGGCGGCAACTACGCCATGCGCATCTGGATCGATCCGGCCAAGGCGGCCGCGCGCGACCTGACCGCGCCCGAGATCATCGCCGCCCTGCAGGCCCAGAACGTCCAGGCCGCGGGCGGGTCGATCGGCCAGCCCCCCTTCCCGACCAACGCCGCCGCCTTCGAGCTGCCGGTTCAGGTCGAGGGCCGTCTGGCCGCCCCCGAAGAGTTCGGCAAGGTGGTGCTCAAGACCGACGCCCAAGGCCGCGTGACCCGCGTCAGCGACATCGCCCGCGTCGAACTCGGCTCGGAAATCTACGGCGTCGAAGGCTATTTCAACGGCCAGCGCGGCGTCGGCGTCGCCATCATCCAGCAGCCCGGCTCCAACGCCCTGTCGACGGCCAACAAGGTCATCGCCGAGCTGGACGCGATCAAGGCCGACTTCCCGCCGGGCGTAAAATACGCCATCCCCTATAACCCGACGGAATACGTCGCCGCCTCGGTCTCGGCCGTGGAACACGTGCTGATCGAAGCCGTCTTCCTGGTGATGATCGTCATCCTGGTCTTCCTGCAGACCTGGCGCGCGGCCATCATCCCGATCCTGGCCATCCCGGTCGCCCTGGTCGGCACCTTCGCGGTGCAGCTGGCGCTGGGCTATTCGATCAACTCCCTGTCGCTGTTCGCCCTGGTTCTGGCCGTCGGCATCGTCGTCGACGACGCCATCATCGTGGTCGAGAACGTCGAGCGCTACATCCGCGAGGGCCTGACCCCCAAGGAAGCCGCCTATCGGTCGATGCAGGAAGTGTCGGGCGCCCTGGTCGCCATCTCCCTGGTGCTGACCTCGGTGTTCGTGCCGACCGCCTTCGTGCCCGGCATCCCCGGCATCTTCTTCCGCCAGTTCGCCGTCACCATCGCCTCGGCGACGCTGATCTCCCTGCTGGTGTCGCTGACGCTGTCGCCCGCCCTGTCGGCCCTGCTGCTCAAGCCGCACAAGGACCACGACGAGAGCCGCAAGCCGGGCCTGATCGGCACGATCGCCTATTACCTCGGCTGGGCCGGGGCCAAGTTCAACGAAGGCTTCGACTGGGTGTCGGACCGCTACGGCCGCCTGACGGCCCGGCTGATCCGCATGGTCACGGTCATGCTGGTCATCTACGCCGCCCTGCTGGCCCTGACCGGCTGGCGCATGGCCGATACGCCTACCGGCTTCATCCCGGCGCAGGATCAGGGCATTCTGATCGGCGTCGTGCAACTGCCGCCGGGCGCCTCGCTGGAACGCACCAAGGCGGCCATGAACAAGGCGGTCGACATCGTCCGCAAGGCCGACGGCGTTCAGGAGGTCACCGCCTTCGCCGGTCTGGACGGCTCCAGCTTCTCCATGTCGTCCAACGCCGCGACCATGTTCATCAAGCTGAACGACTATGACCAGCGCACCACCCCCGCTCTGGAGGCCTCGGCCCTGGCCGGCGCGCTCAGCGGCGCGACCGGCGTCATCGAGGAAGCCAGCATCTTCATGCTGTCGCCCCCGCCCGTTCAGGGTCTGGGCACCGGCTCGGGCTTCAAGATGATGATCCAGGACCGTTCGGGTTCGGGCTTCAAGGCCCTCGAGGGCGCAACCTTCGCCATGATGGGCGCCGCCGCCCAGATGCCGGATGAGGTCCAGCAGGTGTTCAGCCTCTACAACACCGGCTCGCCGCGCATCGCCGCCAGCGTCGATCGCGACAAGGCCCTTCTGATGGGAGTCCAGCCGTCGACCGTGTTCAGCACCCTGGGCACCTACCTCGGCTCGACCTACGTCAACGACTTCAACTTCCTGGGCCGCACCTTCCGCGTCACCGCCCAGGCCGAGCCCGCCTATCGCGACGAACTGGCCGACATCGCCAACCTGAAGGTCCGTTCGGCCTCTGGCGGCATGGTGCCGATCGGTTCGGTGGCCACCCTGGCCGATGATTCCGGCCCCTCGCGCGTGGTCCGCTACAACCTGTTCCCGGCTTCGGAACTGCAGGGTGAAGCGGCGCCGGGCGTGTCCACCGGCGACGCCATCGCCGCGATGGAGGAACTGGCCGCCAAGACCCTGCCCGAGGGCTTCGGCTACGAATGGACCGAACTGGCCCTGCAGGAGAAGGCGGCGGCCGGCGGCTCGACCATCATCTTCCTGATGGCGGTGGTGTTCGTCTTCCTGGTGCTGGCCGCCAACTATGAGGCCTTCACCCTGCCGCTGGCGGTCATCCTGATCGTGCCCATGTGTATTCTGGCGGCCATCCTGGGGGTGAACCTGCATGGTCTGGACAACAACATCCTGACCCAGGTCGGTCTGGTGGTCCTGATCGCCCTGGCGGCCAAGAACGCCATCCTGATCGTGGAGTTCGCCAAACAGGCCGAGGACAACGAAGGCCTCGACCGCTGGCAGGCCGCCGTTCAGGCCGCCCGTCAGCGCCTGCGTCCGATCCTGATGACCTCGTTCGCCTTCATCTTCGGCGTGCTGCCTCTGGCCATCGCCTCGGGCCCCGGCTCGGAGATGCAGAACGCGCTCGGCATCGCGGTGGTTTACGGCATGCTGGGGGTGACCTTCTTCGGTCTAATCTTCACCCCGGTCTTCTACGTCATCTGTCGCTGGATGGCGGGCAAGCTGCCCAAGGCGCCGGGCAAGCAGCGCGAGCTGCCGACCAGCTTCGGCTCCACGCCGCACGACCCCTTTGACCCCGACGGCCCGGAACCGGCCCCCGCCGCTCCGCGCCAGGGAGATGCGTAA
- a CDS encoding membrane-bound PQQ-dependent dehydrogenase, glucose/quinate/shikimate family — protein MASIERGRGFGSVLVRLLGLVIGLIGLTLTIGGAQLIMLGGSPYYLIVGLLMILSGGLLALLRPLGAWLYVAIFLGSVLWALWEVGLNGWALVPRVVAPLVLLVLVVLSFPALRREGGGGGLALGGLAAIVVLGLVSGVVVAQANKARVLSPVPTAGHGGVGDPATQTVGADWPAWGGSDSAQRYSPLTQITKANVKGLKRAWTFRTGDLPGERWGAETTPLKIGDTLYLCSARNRLFALDATTGQQKWSYDPKVADDQIPYTAACRGVTYYAAPNVDAAQPCAARVIEGTLDGRLVAVDARTGVPCPGFGTNGEVSIKTGMGDPYPGMVSITSAPVIVRGVVVTGHQVLDGQKRWNASGVIQGFDAVTGELRFAWDMMRPDITKLPPEGETYTLGTPNMWTTATADEALGLVFLPMGNSSADYYSGLRRPAENAYSTSLVALDVTTGKPRWRFQTVRKDVWDYDLGSQATLVDLPINGVTVPAVILPSKQGDIYILDRRTGQPLHRVEERRVPQGGVEPSQRSPTQPFSLFHTLRKPDLTERDMWGMSPIDQMICRIQFHQAAYEGYFTPPTTDRHYIQYPGYNGGSDWGGVAVDPARGVIVANYNDIPNHNRLVPRAEADRLGWFPRDDPRYIEREKEAANRGGNLSKSKAEGAGDPQMGVPYAIDVNAGWRVKFTGLLCKQPPYGGMRAIDLKSGRTLWDRPFGTARKNGPFGIPSMLPLEIGTPNNGGSAVTAGGLIFIAAATDDLIRAIDIETGKTVWSDVLPAGGQANPMIYEQNGRQYLVIVAAGHHFMETPEGDYVIAYALPEKK, from the coding sequence GCGCAGTTGATCATGCTGGGCGGCTCGCCCTATTACCTGATCGTCGGCCTGCTGATGATCCTGTCGGGCGGCCTGCTGGCCCTGCTCAGACCTCTGGGCGCCTGGCTCTATGTCGCCATCTTCCTCGGCAGCGTTCTCTGGGCGCTGTGGGAGGTGGGGCTGAACGGCTGGGCCCTGGTCCCGCGGGTGGTGGCGCCTCTGGTCCTGCTGGTGCTGGTGGTCCTCAGCTTCCCGGCGCTCAGGCGCGAGGGGGGCGGAGGCGGGCTGGCCCTGGGCGGGCTGGCGGCCATCGTCGTCCTGGGCCTGGTTTCGGGCGTGGTGGTGGCCCAGGCCAACAAGGCCAGGGTGCTGAGCCCGGTGCCGACGGCCGGACACGGCGGCGTGGGCGATCCGGCGACGCAGACGGTCGGCGCCGACTGGCCGGCCTGGGGCGGCTCGGACAGCGCCCAGCGCTATTCGCCCCTGACCCAGATCACCAAGGCCAATGTGAAGGGGCTGAAGCGCGCCTGGACCTTCCGCACCGGCGACCTGCCGGGCGAGCGGTGGGGCGCCGAGACCACGCCGCTGAAGATCGGCGACACCCTCTACCTGTGCTCGGCGCGCAACCGTCTGTTCGCGCTGGACGCGACGACGGGCCAACAGAAGTGGTCCTATGATCCCAAGGTCGCCGACGACCAAATCCCCTATACCGCCGCCTGTCGGGGCGTGACCTATTACGCCGCGCCCAACGTCGATGCGGCCCAACCCTGCGCCGCGCGTGTCATCGAGGGCACGCTGGACGGGCGGCTGGTGGCGGTGGACGCGCGCACGGGCGTGCCCTGTCCCGGCTTCGGAACCAATGGCGAGGTCAGCATCAAGACCGGCATGGGCGACCCCTATCCGGGCATGGTGTCGATCACCTCGGCCCCGGTCATCGTGCGCGGGGTGGTGGTCACCGGCCATCAGGTCCTGGACGGCCAGAAACGGTGGAACGCCTCGGGCGTGATCCAGGGCTTCGACGCCGTGACGGGCGAACTGCGCTTCGCCTGGGACATGATGCGGCCCGACATCACCAAGCTGCCGCCCGAGGGCGAGACCTATACCTTAGGCACGCCGAACATGTGGACCACGGCTACGGCGGACGAAGCCCTGGGTCTGGTCTTCCTGCCGATGGGCAACTCTTCGGCCGACTATTATTCCGGCCTGCGCCGTCCGGCCGAGAACGCCTACTCGACCTCCCTGGTGGCGCTGGACGTCACCACGGGCAAGCCGCGCTGGCGTTTTCAGACGGTCAGGAAGGACGTCTGGGACTATGATCTGGGCTCCCAGGCGACCCTGGTCGACCTGCCGATCAACGGCGTGACCGTCCCGGCCGTGATCCTGCCGTCCAAGCAGGGCGACATCTACATCCTGGATCGTCGCACCGGCCAGCCGCTGCACAGGGTCGAGGAGCGGCGCGTGCCCCAGGGCGGCGTCGAGCCCTCGCAGCGCAGCCCGACCCAGCCCTTCTCCCTGTTCCACACGCTGCGCAAGCCCGACCTGACCGAGCGCGACATGTGGGGCATGTCGCCGATCGACCAGATGATCTGCCGCATCCAGTTTCATCAGGCGGCCTATGAAGGCTACTTCACGCCGCCGACGACGGACCGCCACTACATCCAGTATCCCGGCTACAACGGCGGCTCGGACTGGGGCGGGGTGGCGGTCGATCCGGCGCGTGGCGTGATCGTGGCCAACTACAACGACATACCCAACCACAATCGCCTGGTGCCTCGCGCCGAGGCCGATCGCCTGGGCTGGTTCCCGCGCGACGATCCCCGCTACATCGAACGCGAGAAGGAGGCGGCCAACCGCGGCGGCAACCTGTCGAAATCGAAGGCCGAGGGGGCGGGCGATCCGCAGATGGGCGTGCCCTACGCCATCGACGTCAACGCGGGCTGGCGGGTGAAATTCACCGGCCTGCTGTGCAAGCAGCCGCCCTATGGCGGGATGCGCGCCATCGACCTGAAGAGCGGCCGCACCCTGTGGGATCGCCCGTTCGGCACGGCGCGCAAGAACGGCCCCTTCGGCATTCCCTCCATGCTGCCGTTGGAGATCGGCACGCCCAACAACGGCGGCTCGGCGGTCACGGCGGGCGGGCTGATCTTCATCGCCGCCGCGACCGACGACCTGATCCGCGCCATCGACATCGAGACCGGCAAGACGGTGTGGTCGGACGTGCTTCCGGCGGGCGGTCAGGCCAATCCGATGATCTATGAGCAGAACGGGCGGCAGTATCTGGTCATCGTCGCGGCGGGCCATCACTTCATGGAGACGCCGGAGGGGGATTACGTCATCGCCTATGCATTGCCGGAGAAGAAGTAG